In Solanum lycopersicum chromosome 5, SLM_r2.1, the following are encoded in one genomic region:
- the LOC101245650 gene encoding uncharacterized protein isoform X12 translates to MDFQHQHPYNRPPPPPPPLPPPSMADPHYQLPHSQRPPVPAPGSWYSNQFQYHPTPQQSPPPPPPPPPQLQQWGPPPPPPPPFPGPPQGAYPHHHLQQQAQYPPPLPPRPHIPQSSPHGNQDWGSMNWGQQQNWGNSAPSNEDWAAKARAWAADKAANDHQHQNSQFTHDSRPEQQSHYYEQYTQSADQHLQDMQQPPVLPSSNHHSITPVAPPQKPSFGHSQEPSFFSPGQSPYVLPYTARDGNFTGDSVASFPQQGNSSISPLVHQQEVPSSYSSIAGKEEAGNRHEAFYGSSPLPANSSHHHHAQLMPAPNKAAVMEERHYVMGPDLSDQPLDFAPRFSHEHDRHSQPYYVRADSGGSVGGADPVSTMPSNYVWPSSAAPGSAYPPLPPMPPVGSQVDPSVVGASPAPEHTASLFGRAQSSSFHPTVPSVGAHFGVGAGAALHPAAAFPADAYGISDRPKKAAVPNWLREEIIKKKAVITTSTAELPKEDSQSIEDEGVNKSYRKGDQADSKSIDSSRSTEDDDDDEVEVEAARTAAMNQEIKRVLTEVLLKVTDELFSEIATRVLSEEDLSVDVEQKTGASSQKVLTSVQAVTTPKASAKVLIPLKPKDTHSVNASEKSTSTSPVDLLGLANYASDDEDDNEIQSSDKQKTKEHGNGKSREESEDHDRSPANLEKNPQKMSPNVGTDDRSTRYSAHEDAGGSFKTESRVPEDKMPGGKDAVKTEKTSQTPDCKKTKIDHSRSEDKRDKPDKSGKREVRKGSGTNDNGMLTSSKDRKTEIDEGNHGNHEERLARKEKVGDLDGSKDIVKEKSRKSGEKAKESDSRKRPSPSNVKEERKEKGRDSRVGVAIDNGRKRERTKDEKREKSRRKDERGSSRRKRHRSSSNDSRGRESKDKSTRANDPSDESSDDSRRKAQPNRHRSPSPLRSRKRYTTTKDVAPLQKCYNL, encoded by the exons ATGGACTTCCAACATCAGCATCCGTACAATcgaccaccaccaccaccaccaccgtTACCACCACCGTCCATGGCGGATCCTCACTATCAGCTCCCGCATTCTCAACGACCACCGGTTCCGGCACCGGGTTCATGGTACTCGAACCAATTCCAATACCACCCAACCCCTCAGCAATCTccccctcctcctcctcctcctcctcctcagCTGCAACAGTGGGGtcctccccctccccctcctCCTCCGTTTCCTGGACCTCCTCAGGGAGCTTATCCACACCATCATTTACAACAACAGGCCCAGTATCCACCTCCTCTTCCCCCGCGGCCTCATATTCCCCAATCTTCTCCTCATGGAAATCAG GACTGGGGCAGTATGAACTGGGGTCAACAGCAAAATTGGGGAAACTCAG CACCTAGCAATGAAGATTGGGCTGCAAAGGCCCGAGCATGGGCTGCTGACAAGGCTGCTAATGACCATCAGCACCAGAACTCGCAATTTACGCATGATAGCAGGCCAGAACAACAGAGTCATTACTATGAACAATATACTCAATCTGCTGATCAACATCTCCAAGACATGCAACAACCACCAGTTCTGCCGTCAAGTAATCATCACTCCATAACTCCTGTGGCACCTCCTCAGAAGCCATCGTTTGGCCATTCGCAGGAACCCTCATTCTTCAGCCCTGGGCAATCTCCTTATGTCCTACCTTATACTGCAAGAGATGGAAATTTCACCGGAGATTCAGTTGCTTCATTCCCTCAGCAAGGAAACTCATCCATAAGTCCATTAGTCCATCAGCAGGAGGTACCTTCTAGTTATTCTTCTATTGCag GTAAAGAAGAGGCTGGGAATCGACATGAGGCGTTCTATGGTTCTTCACCTTTGCCTGCCAACTCTTCACATCATCATCATGCCCAACTAATGCCAGCACCCAATAAAGCTGCAGTGATGGAAGAGCGTCATTACGTGATGGGTCCTGATCTTAGTGATCAGCCTTTGGATTTTGCACCTCGTTTTAGTCATGAGCATGACCGGCATTCCCAACCCTATTATGTTCGTGCTGATTCAGGAGGTTCTGTGGGGGGTGCTGATCCTGTTTCAACAATGCCTTCCAATTATGTGTGGCCTTCTTCTGCTGCTCCTGGTTCTGCATATCCTCCTCTTCCTCCAATGCCTCCAGTTGGGTCTCAG GTTGATCCTTCTGTTGTTGGAGCTTCTCCAGCCCCTGAACATACTGCATCACTCTTTGGAAGGGCACAGAGTTCAAGCTTCCATCCCACTGTCCCGTCAGTTGGTGCACATTTTGGTGTTGGTGCGGGGGCCGCTCTGCATCCTGCAGCAGCTTTCCCTGCTGATGCATATGGGATTTCTGATCGCCCTAAGAAG GCTGCTGTTCCAAACTGGCTTAGAGAGgaaataataaagaagaaagcTGTCATTACAACTTCAACTGCAGAGCTTCCAAAGGAGGATTCTCAATCTATTGAAGATGAAGGTGTCAATAAATCTTATCGGAAAGGTGACCAGGCTGATAGCAAAAGCATTGATTCTTCAAGGTCAAccgaggatgatgatgatgatgag GTTGAGGTGGAAGCAGCACGAACTGCAGCAATGAATCAAGAAATAAAGCGTGTCCTAACTGAAGTTCTTTTAAAG GTTACTGATGAGCTATTTAGTGAGATTGCGACAAGGGTTCTTAGCGAAGAGGATCTCTCTGTTGATG TTGAGCAAAAAACGGGTGCTTCAAGTCAGAAGGTGTTAACATCTGTTCAAGCTGTTACAACTCCCAAGGCCTCTGCCAAGGTTCTGATACCACTCAAACCTAAAGATACTCATTCTGTTAATGCCAGTGAAAAGTCTACTTCCACTTCTCCTGTGGATCTATTAGGTTTGGCTAACTATGCGTCAGATGATGAGGATGACAATGAAATCCAGAGTTCTGATAAACAAAAGACCAAAGAGCATGGAAATGGAAAATCACGTGAAGAATCCGAGGATCATGATAGATCTCCTGCCAACCTGGAGAAAAATCCTCAAAAAATGAGTCCCAATGTCGGCACTGATGACAGGTCAACTAGATATTCTGCACATGAAGATGCTGGGGGCTCCTTTAAGACTGAATCTAGAGTTCCAGAGGATAAGATGCCAGGTGGGAAGGATGCTGTGAAAACTGAAAAGACATCCCAGACTCCTGACTGCAAAAAGACTAAGATAGATCATTCCAGAAGCGAAGACAAAAGAGATAAGCCAGATAAGAGCGGTAAACGTGAAGTTAGAAAAGGTTCTGGCACAAATGATAATGGTATGCTTACAAGCTCAAAGGACAGAAAAACTGAGATAGATGAAGGAAACCATGGGAATCATGAGGAAAGACTAGCTAGAAAGGAAAAAGTGGGTGATCTAGATGGTTCAAAAGATATTGTGAAGGAGAAAAGCCGTAAGTCCGGGGAAAAAGCCAAGGAATCTGACTCAAGGAAAAGGCCTTCGCCTTCTAATGTcaaggaagaaaggaaggaaaaaGGAAGGGACAGCAGAGTTGGTGTTGCCATAGATAATGgtagaaaaagagagagaacgaaggatgaaaagagagaaaaatctaGACGTAAAGATGAAAGGGGCTCCAGCAGACGTAAAAGGCATCGTTCATCTTCTAATGATAGCAGGGGTAGAGAGAGCAAGGACAAGTCAACCCGTGCCAATGATCCCAGTGATGAATCTTCAGATGATTCTAGAag GAAGGCGCAACCAAATAGACACAGATCTCCATCACCACTAAGGTCAAGGAAAAG GTATACTACAACAAAAGATGTAGCTCCCCTTCAAAAGTGCTACAACTTATAG
- the LOC101245650 gene encoding uncharacterized protein isoform X10, protein MDFQHQHPYNRPPPPPPPLPPPSMADPHYQLPHSQRPPVPAPGSWYSNQFQYHPTPQQSPPPPPPPPPQLQQWGPPPPPPPPFPGPPQGAYPHHHLQQQAQYPPPLPPRPHIPQSSPHGNQDWGSMNWGQQQNWGNSAPSNEDWAAKARAWAADKAANDHQHQNSQFTHDSRPEQQSHYYEQYTQSADQHLQDMQQPPVLPSSNHHSITPVAPPQKPSFGHSQEPSFFSPGQSPYVLPYTARDGNFTGDSVASFPQQGNSSISPLVHQQEVPSSYSSIAGKEEAGNRHEAFYGSSPLPANSSHHHHAQLMPAPNKAAVMEERHYVMGPDLSDQPLDFAPRFSHEHDRHSQPYYVRADSGGSVGGADPVSTMPSNYVWPSSAAPGSAYPPLPPMPPVGSQVDPSVVGASPAPEHTASLFGRAQSSSFHPTVPSVGAHFGVGAGAALHPAAAFPADAYGISDRPKKAAVPNWLREEIIKKKAVITTSTAELPKEDSQSIEDEGVNKSYRKGDQADSKSIDSSRSTEDDDDDEVEVEAARTAAMNQEIKRVLTEVLLKVTDELFSEIATRVLSEEDLSVDVEQKTGASSQKVLTSVQAVTTPKASAKVLIPLKPKDTHSVNASEKSTSTSPVDLLGLANYASDDEDDNEIQSSDKQKTKEHGNGKSREESEDHDRSPANLEKNPQKMSPNVGTDDRSTRYSAHEDAGGSFKTESRVPEDKMPGGKDAVKTEKTSQTPDCKKTKIDHSRSEDKRDKPDKSGKREVRKGSGTNDNGMLTSSKDRKTEIDEGNHGNHEERLARKEKVGDLDGSKDIVKEKSRKSGEKAKESDSRKRPSPSNVKEERKEKGRDSRVGVAIDNGRKRERTKDEKREKSRRKDERGSSRRKRHRSSSNDSRGRESKDKSTRANDPSDESSDDSRRKAQPNRHRSPSPLRSRKRGRRSRSRSRSRSPNRRRR, encoded by the exons ATGGACTTCCAACATCAGCATCCGTACAATcgaccaccaccaccaccaccaccgtTACCACCACCGTCCATGGCGGATCCTCACTATCAGCTCCCGCATTCTCAACGACCACCGGTTCCGGCACCGGGTTCATGGTACTCGAACCAATTCCAATACCACCCAACCCCTCAGCAATCTccccctcctcctcctcctcctcctcctcagCTGCAACAGTGGGGtcctccccctccccctcctCCTCCGTTTCCTGGACCTCCTCAGGGAGCTTATCCACACCATCATTTACAACAACAGGCCCAGTATCCACCTCCTCTTCCCCCGCGGCCTCATATTCCCCAATCTTCTCCTCATGGAAATCAG GACTGGGGCAGTATGAACTGGGGTCAACAGCAAAATTGGGGAAACTCAG CACCTAGCAATGAAGATTGGGCTGCAAAGGCCCGAGCATGGGCTGCTGACAAGGCTGCTAATGACCATCAGCACCAGAACTCGCAATTTACGCATGATAGCAGGCCAGAACAACAGAGTCATTACTATGAACAATATACTCAATCTGCTGATCAACATCTCCAAGACATGCAACAACCACCAGTTCTGCCGTCAAGTAATCATCACTCCATAACTCCTGTGGCACCTCCTCAGAAGCCATCGTTTGGCCATTCGCAGGAACCCTCATTCTTCAGCCCTGGGCAATCTCCTTATGTCCTACCTTATACTGCAAGAGATGGAAATTTCACCGGAGATTCAGTTGCTTCATTCCCTCAGCAAGGAAACTCATCCATAAGTCCATTAGTCCATCAGCAGGAGGTACCTTCTAGTTATTCTTCTATTGCag GTAAAGAAGAGGCTGGGAATCGACATGAGGCGTTCTATGGTTCTTCACCTTTGCCTGCCAACTCTTCACATCATCATCATGCCCAACTAATGCCAGCACCCAATAAAGCTGCAGTGATGGAAGAGCGTCATTACGTGATGGGTCCTGATCTTAGTGATCAGCCTTTGGATTTTGCACCTCGTTTTAGTCATGAGCATGACCGGCATTCCCAACCCTATTATGTTCGTGCTGATTCAGGAGGTTCTGTGGGGGGTGCTGATCCTGTTTCAACAATGCCTTCCAATTATGTGTGGCCTTCTTCTGCTGCTCCTGGTTCTGCATATCCTCCTCTTCCTCCAATGCCTCCAGTTGGGTCTCAG GTTGATCCTTCTGTTGTTGGAGCTTCTCCAGCCCCTGAACATACTGCATCACTCTTTGGAAGGGCACAGAGTTCAAGCTTCCATCCCACTGTCCCGTCAGTTGGTGCACATTTTGGTGTTGGTGCGGGGGCCGCTCTGCATCCTGCAGCAGCTTTCCCTGCTGATGCATATGGGATTTCTGATCGCCCTAAGAAG GCTGCTGTTCCAAACTGGCTTAGAGAGgaaataataaagaagaaagcTGTCATTACAACTTCAACTGCAGAGCTTCCAAAGGAGGATTCTCAATCTATTGAAGATGAAGGTGTCAATAAATCTTATCGGAAAGGTGACCAGGCTGATAGCAAAAGCATTGATTCTTCAAGGTCAAccgaggatgatgatgatgatgag GTTGAGGTGGAAGCAGCACGAACTGCAGCAATGAATCAAGAAATAAAGCGTGTCCTAACTGAAGTTCTTTTAAAG GTTACTGATGAGCTATTTAGTGAGATTGCGACAAGGGTTCTTAGCGAAGAGGATCTCTCTGTTGATG TTGAGCAAAAAACGGGTGCTTCAAGTCAGAAGGTGTTAACATCTGTTCAAGCTGTTACAACTCCCAAGGCCTCTGCCAAGGTTCTGATACCACTCAAACCTAAAGATACTCATTCTGTTAATGCCAGTGAAAAGTCTACTTCCACTTCTCCTGTGGATCTATTAGGTTTGGCTAACTATGCGTCAGATGATGAGGATGACAATGAAATCCAGAGTTCTGATAAACAAAAGACCAAAGAGCATGGAAATGGAAAATCACGTGAAGAATCCGAGGATCATGATAGATCTCCTGCCAACCTGGAGAAAAATCCTCAAAAAATGAGTCCCAATGTCGGCACTGATGACAGGTCAACTAGATATTCTGCACATGAAGATGCTGGGGGCTCCTTTAAGACTGAATCTAGAGTTCCAGAGGATAAGATGCCAGGTGGGAAGGATGCTGTGAAAACTGAAAAGACATCCCAGACTCCTGACTGCAAAAAGACTAAGATAGATCATTCCAGAAGCGAAGACAAAAGAGATAAGCCAGATAAGAGCGGTAAACGTGAAGTTAGAAAAGGTTCTGGCACAAATGATAATGGTATGCTTACAAGCTCAAAGGACAGAAAAACTGAGATAGATGAAGGAAACCATGGGAATCATGAGGAAAGACTAGCTAGAAAGGAAAAAGTGGGTGATCTAGATGGTTCAAAAGATATTGTGAAGGAGAAAAGCCGTAAGTCCGGGGAAAAAGCCAAGGAATCTGACTCAAGGAAAAGGCCTTCGCCTTCTAATGTcaaggaagaaaggaaggaaaaaGGAAGGGACAGCAGAGTTGGTGTTGCCATAGATAATGgtagaaaaagagagagaacgaaggatgaaaagagagaaaaatctaGACGTAAAGATGAAAGGGGCTCCAGCAGACGTAAAAGGCATCGTTCATCTTCTAATGATAGCAGGGGTAGAGAGAGCAAGGACAAGTCAACCCGTGCCAATGATCCCAGTGATGAATCTTCAGATGATTCTAGAag GAAGGCGCAACCAAATAGACACAGATCTCCATCACCACTAAGGTCAAGGAAAAG GGGAAGGAGGTCAAGGTCGAGATCAAGATCAAGGTCTCCTAATCGTAGGAGAAGATGA